The following coding sequences lie in one Nocardioides sambongensis genomic window:
- a CDS encoding ArsR/SmtB family transcription factor, giving the protein MSDSQIHLDAAAVKVLAHPLRSRLLSALRRGGPTTATELADQLDTNTGATSYHLRKLASVGLVEDTGEGEGRRREWRAASRLHSWDPSDFAEDEDATTALNWLMRDYLTQFVARYQDWLNVEDTWPLEWRDATGHDDDMVVATPEQLHQMRTEIWEVVQRYRQAGSDDPAARAISVHYVAYPRDPRAEP; this is encoded by the coding sequence ATGTCCGACTCCCAGATCCACCTCGACGCCGCGGCCGTCAAGGTGCTGGCCCACCCCCTGCGCTCCCGCCTCCTCAGCGCCCTGCGCCGCGGCGGGCCGACCACCGCGACCGAGCTCGCCGACCAGCTGGACACCAACACCGGTGCCACCAGCTATCACCTGCGCAAGCTCGCCTCGGTCGGCCTGGTCGAGGACACCGGGGAGGGTGAGGGGCGGCGCCGGGAGTGGAGGGCGGCGAGTCGGCTGCACTCCTGGGACCCCAGCGACTTCGCCGAGGACGAGGATGCGACCACCGCGCTGAACTGGCTGATGCGCGACTACCTGACCCAGTTCGTCGCCCGCTACCAGGACTGGCTCAACGTGGAGGACACCTGGCCGCTGGAGTGGCGCGATGCGACCGGCCACGACGACGACATGGTGGTCGCCACCCCCGAGCAGCTGCACCAGATGCGCACCGAGATCTGGGAGGTCGTTCAGCGCTACCGGCAGGCGGGCTCGGACGACCCGGCGGCCCGCGCGATCTCGGTGCACTACGTCGCCTACCCGCGCGACCCGCGCGCCGAGCCGTGA
- a CDS encoding response regulator transcription factor: protein MTIRVLLADDQALVRGALAALLGMEPDIEVVAEVGSGDEVVAAARRTDAQVCVLDIEMPGMDGIAAAGELGRELPGVRSVIVTTFGRPGYVRRALDAGASGFLVKDTPATELAEAVRRVHSGLRVVDPALATESLFGGENPLTERERDVLRAALDGSPVATIATLLHLSPGTVRNYLSSAIGKTATSTRVEAARAAQQRGWL, encoded by the coding sequence GTGACGATCCGGGTGCTGCTGGCCGACGACCAGGCGCTGGTCCGCGGGGCGCTCGCCGCCCTGCTCGGCATGGAGCCCGACATCGAGGTGGTCGCCGAGGTGGGCTCCGGGGACGAGGTGGTCGCGGCGGCTCGTCGTACCGACGCGCAGGTGTGCGTGCTGGACATCGAGATGCCCGGGATGGACGGGATCGCCGCTGCCGGTGAGCTGGGCCGGGAGCTGCCCGGCGTCCGCTCGGTGATCGTCACCACCTTCGGCCGACCCGGCTACGTGCGCCGCGCGCTGGACGCCGGCGCCTCCGGGTTCCTGGTGAAGGACACCCCCGCCACCGAGCTCGCCGAGGCGGTACGACGCGTGCACTCCGGGCTGCGCGTCGTCGACCCCGCACTGGCCACCGAGTCGCTGTTCGGGGGCGAGAACCCGCTCACCGAGCGGGAGCGGGACGTGCTGCGCGCGGCACTGGACGGCAGCCCGGTCGCGACGATCGCCACCCTGCTGCACCTCTCCCCCGGGACGGTGCGCAACTACCTCTCCTCGGCGATCGGGAAGACCGCGACCTCCACCCGGGTGGAGGCGGCCCGAGCCGCCCAGCAGCGCGGCTGGCTGTGA
- a CDS encoding sensor histidine kinase, giving the protein MGAVWLFFLGFPIIAVLDGDDYSPPVQVAALALIVAFAVAYVFGFVRGWGGVTRRWLPGGPVGWFLLLAAIVVATAALIGDEALGMAPFLVAYAVFVLPRRAAVVAVAAIFTVAAVAASVGGWWSDLWFLFGVMALLVVVGTIVRGLEVAEETHRALERDHELVTERERMARDVHDVLGHSLTVVSVKAELAGRLVDVDPARAKEEIADIQRLARTSLGEIRATVAGLRVARLDEELATAADALAGAGVEAVLPDDVAAVDPRHRLVLAWVLREAVTNVVRHSAATRCTVTLGPDRLRVEDDGRGSAQLREGNGLRGIRERVAAAGGAIEVESVPGSGTRVEVRL; this is encoded by the coding sequence ATGGGAGCCGTGTGGCTCTTCTTCCTCGGCTTCCCGATCATCGCGGTCCTGGACGGCGACGACTACTCCCCGCCCGTCCAGGTCGCCGCGCTGGCCCTGATCGTGGCCTTCGCGGTCGCCTACGTGTTCGGGTTCGTGCGCGGCTGGGGTGGCGTCACCCGCCGTTGGCTGCCCGGTGGTCCGGTCGGCTGGTTCCTGCTGCTGGCCGCGATCGTGGTGGCCACCGCCGCGCTGATCGGGGACGAGGCGCTCGGCATGGCGCCGTTCCTGGTCGCCTACGCCGTCTTCGTGCTGCCGCGCCGGGCGGCCGTGGTGGCGGTCGCGGCGATCTTCACGGTCGCGGCCGTGGCGGCCTCGGTCGGCGGCTGGTGGTCGGACCTGTGGTTCCTGTTCGGGGTGATGGCGCTGCTGGTGGTCGTCGGCACGATCGTCCGCGGCCTGGAGGTCGCCGAGGAGACCCACCGTGCCCTGGAGCGCGACCACGAGCTGGTCACCGAGCGGGAGCGGATGGCCCGCGACGTCCACGACGTGCTCGGCCACTCGCTGACCGTGGTCTCGGTCAAGGCCGAGCTCGCCGGACGCCTCGTCGACGTCGACCCGGCCCGCGCCAAGGAGGAGATCGCCGACATCCAGCGCCTCGCGCGCACCAGCCTCGGTGAGATCCGGGCGACGGTCGCCGGCCTCCGGGTGGCGCGGCTGGACGAGGAGCTGGCCACCGCCGCGGACGCCCTGGCCGGCGCCGGCGTGGAGGCGGTGCTGCCCGACGACGTCGCCGCGGTCGACCCCCGACACCGGTTGGTGCTCGCCTGGGTGCTGCGGGAGGCGGTCACCAACGTGGTCCGGCACAGCGCGGCCACCCGCTGTACCGTCACCCTCGGTCCGGACCGGCTGCGGGTCGAGGACGACGGCCGCGGCTCGGCGCAGCTGCGCGAGGGCAACGGCCTGCGCGGCATCCGGGAGCGGGTGGCCGCCGCCGGTGGAGCGATCGAGGTGGAGTCGGTCCCCGGCTCCGGGACCCGCGTGGAGGTGCGGTTGTGA
- a CDS encoding dihydrofolate reductase family protein, which translates to MSRTRVHNLSISLDGFATGEPQCLETPFGHAGQRLHEWMIATRFWGEGGSVGVDDALAARHSDGIGAEIMGANKFGPPGWQDDPDWTGWWGPEPPFHTPTFVLTHRPRPSLAMEGGTTFHFLDTTPADALEVAREAAAGQDVRIGGGPSVVRDFVAAGLVDHLHLVQVPIVLGRGVRLWDGLEALEDDYTIEATTSTSGVTHLILERRPH; encoded by the coding sequence ATGTCCCGCACCCGCGTCCACAACCTCTCCATCTCGCTGGACGGCTTCGCCACCGGTGAGCCGCAGTGCCTCGAGACACCCTTCGGCCACGCCGGCCAACGGCTGCACGAGTGGATGATCGCCACCCGGTTCTGGGGCGAGGGCGGCAGCGTCGGCGTGGACGACGCGCTGGCCGCCCGGCACAGTGACGGCATCGGCGCCGAGATCATGGGTGCGAACAAGTTCGGTCCGCCGGGCTGGCAGGACGATCCCGACTGGACCGGCTGGTGGGGTCCGGAGCCACCGTTCCACACGCCGACCTTCGTGCTGACACATCGGCCCCGGCCGTCACTGGCCATGGAGGGCGGCACCACGTTCCACTTCCTCGACACCACCCCGGCCGACGCGCTGGAGGTGGCACGCGAAGCGGCCGCCGGTCAGGACGTCCGGATCGGCGGCGGGCCGAGCGTCGTACGGGACTTCGTGGCGGCCGGACTCGTCGACCACCTGCACCTGGTGCAGGTGCCCATCGTGCTGGGGCGCGGCGTCCGGCTCTGGGACGGGCTCGAGGCGCTGGAGGACGACTACACCATCGAGGCGACGACCTCGACCAGCGGCGTGACCCACCTGATCCTGGAGCGTCGCCCCCACTGA
- a CDS encoding ABC transporter permease, with translation MSTVSLDSTSSDDAPRTASFNAVYFGLELRRITRDLVSMFFTAVLPAFMYLIFGAAQDYGQESAGNGNVTMYVMISMAAYGAVTATTGIGGIAALERMQGWGRQLGLTPMRDGQYVLVKTLVGLTIAAIPVALVYLVGGLTGAEGELSAWVLSGILVMVGATVFAVFGLVFGLAFRSEAAVGAASGTLVIFGFLGNLFFPLSGVLLTIAKFTPLYGYVSLARRPLTEGYVVDAGNGQVEFEPLWVAVTNVTVWLLILSLLAIWLVRRGRGRQ, from the coding sequence ATGAGCACCGTCTCCCTCGACAGCACCTCCTCCGACGACGCCCCCCGCACCGCCTCCTTCAACGCCGTCTACTTCGGCCTGGAGCTGCGGCGGATCACGCGGGACCTGGTCTCGATGTTCTTCACCGCGGTGCTGCCGGCGTTCATGTACCTCATCTTCGGCGCCGCCCAGGACTACGGTCAGGAGAGCGCCGGCAACGGCAACGTGACCATGTACGTGATGATCTCGATGGCCGCCTACGGTGCGGTCACCGCGACCACCGGGATCGGCGGGATCGCCGCCCTGGAGCGGATGCAGGGATGGGGGCGTCAGCTCGGCCTGACCCCGATGCGCGACGGACAGTACGTGCTGGTCAAGACGTTGGTCGGGCTGACCATCGCGGCGATCCCGGTGGCGTTGGTCTATCTGGTCGGCGGGCTGACCGGTGCCGAGGGCGAGCTCTCCGCGTGGGTGCTCAGCGGCATCCTGGTGATGGTCGGTGCCACGGTGTTCGCGGTCTTCGGCCTGGTCTTCGGCCTGGCGTTCCGCAGCGAGGCCGCGGTCGGCGCCGCGTCGGGCACCCTGGTCATCTTCGGCTTCCTCGGCAACCTCTTCTTCCCGCTCAGCGGGGTGCTGCTGACCATTGCCAAGTTCACCCCGCTGTACGGCTACGTCTCGCTGGCCCGCCGCCCGCTCACCGAGGGCTACGTGGTGGACGCGGGCAACGGCCAGGTCGAGTTCGAGCCGCTGTGGGTCGCGGTGACTAACGTGACCGTGTGGCTGCTGATCCTGAGTCTGCTGGCGATCTGGCTGGTACGACGCGGGCGCGGCCGCCAGTGA